Genomic DNA from Sphingomonas hankookensis:
GACGTTTGACCGTCCGGGGACGATCGCGGCTCCCGGTCTTCGCCTCCGACCTGGGTCGGGGCCACCGCTTCACCGGGAATGCGGGGCCGAATTGCGAAGCGGCGCGGTTAGCCGGGTGCGTGCAAGGAGTCAAGCTGGACAGGGCGGGCGTGGCACGCCACAGCATTCGGCCATGACGATCCTTCCCGGCCCCCAGTGCACCACCATGACCGAAGTCCGCGCCGGCGTGGACGCCCTCGACCGCGAACTGGTCGCGCTGCTGGCCCGGCGCTTTGCCTATATGGACGCGGCGGCGCGGATCAAGCCGGGGCGCGAGGCGGTGCGGGACGAGGGGCGCAAGGCTGAGGTCATTGCGAACGCGCGGGCGGCGGCGGTCGCGATGGGCGTGCCGGAGGATGTCGTGGCGGAGCTGTGGGAGCGGCTGGTCGAGGGGTCGATCGCGTATGAGTTGGCGCGGTTCGACGCTATGCGGGGGTAGGTCCTTTCCCATTCCCTACTCCGTTTGCTTCGAGCGCAGGTTCGAGCCTGTCGAGAACCGTAGTCGAGAAGGGGGTGCCCCAAGCGGCGCGTTCTCGACGGACGCTTCTCGACAAGCTCGAACCTGCTCGAACCGAACGGATTTCGAGTATTATCGCCGCCGTTTCGCCCCATCCAGCGCCGACAGCACCCCGCGCATCGTCCGCACTTCCTGCGACGTCCAGCCGGCCTTCGTCAGCAGCGTCCTGAGCGTCCGGCGCGAGGTCGCCGCGCGTTCGGGGGGATAGAAGAAGCGCGCGGCTTCCAGCATGTCGTCGAGCTGGCCGATCATGCCCTCCAACTCCTGGTGCGGGGCGGGGGCGCCCAGGTCGACGGTCGGCGGGCTGGCCAGCCCTTCGCCCTTCGACCATTCGTACGCGACGAGGATCACCGCCTGGGCGAGGTTGAGCGAGCCGAATTCGGGGTTGATCGGTACGGTCAGGATGGTGCGGGCCAGCGCGACGTCGTCGGTTTCGAGGCCGGAGCGTTCGGGGCCGAACAGGATCGCCGAGCGGCCCGGTTCGGCGCGGATCGCCTGCGCGGCGGCTTCTGGGGTGACGACCGGCTTGGTGATGCCGCGCTTGCGGACGGTGGTGGCGTAGACATGCGCGCAGTCGGCGACCGCTTCGGCGACGGTGTCGTAGACGGTGGCGTCACGCAGCACCTGGTCGGCGCCGCTGGCGGCGGGGCCGGCTTCGGGATTGGGCCAGCCGTCGCGCGGGGCGACGAGGCGCATTTCGACGAGGCCGAAGTTCAGCATGGCGCGCGCGGCCTTGCCGATATTCTGGCCGAGTTGCGGGCGGACGAGGACGATGACGGGTGGCTTCCCGACATCTTCGGCTTTCTCGCCGTTTGTCCTGAGTAGGGGCTGAGCCTGTCGAAGACCCGTATCGAAGGACTTGCGGGCAAGCGCGCTGACGGTAGCCCAATCGGCACCTATCAGCGCTTTTTTCTTCGCACGCGACCATCCCTTCAGGCGGGTTTCGGCGGCGACTGCTTCCTCGCGCGTGGGGAAGCTCTCGCTCCAGACCAGTTCGACGGGCAGCCGGCTGGCAGTAAAACCCGGAATTTCGCCGGACTGATGCTGTGCGATCCGCCGTTCCAGATCGTCCGTATGCCCGACATAATATTTTCCGTCGGCGCAATGGAGCATGTACGTGGCGAAACTCATGGCGGTCCTTCGATACGCGTCTTCGACTTCGCTCAGCCGCTACTCAGGACGAACGGTGGCGGGAAGGCTGATGTCCTACTGCCCGAACCGGATGGGGGGAAGGGGGTGCCCCAAGCGACCTACCCCTCTTCTCGACAGGCTCGAAGCTGCTCGAACTGAACGGAGTGGGCAGGGGCAGGGGCAGGGGCAGGGGCAGGGCAGGGGGTTACCCCTTTGCCGCATCCCCGACCGTGCCCGCAAATTCCTCGAAATCCTTCGCCTCGCGGAAGTCCTTGTAGACGCTGGCGAAGCGGATGTACGCGACGGGATCGAGACCCTGCAGCCCTTCCATCACCAGTTCGCCAATCCGGCCCGAGGGGACTTCGCTGTCGCCGGTGGTCTCCAGTTGCCGCTGTATGCCTGACACCAGCCGTTCGACCTGTGCCGGGGTGATCGGCCGCTTGCGACAGGCGGTGGCGACCGAGCGGAGCAGCTTGTCGCGGTCGAAGGCCTGGCGGCGGTCGCCGGACTTCACGACGGTCAGGTCGCGCAGCTGGATGCGTTCGAAGGTGGTGAAGCGCGCGCCGCAGCCCGAACATTGTCGGCGGCGGCGGATGGCGGCGCCGTCGTCGCTGGGGCGGCTGTCTTTTACCTGACTGTCTTCATGGGCGCAGAAGGGACAGCGCATCGATCTTCCTGGAAAAACCGCCCGCGCCACCATTTGGCGGCGCGGGCGGGGTGCCGCGTCAGTAGCGCGGCTTCTTGTTCGCCTTGTAATAAGCATAGCCGGCGCCGGCGGCGGCGCCGATCAGCGGACCGACAAAGGGAACCGGAATCGCGATCACTGCGCCCAGAGCACCCCATTTCGCCATGCTCTTGCCGACCGACTTGTCCTGCATCTTTCGAACTCCTTACAGACCCGGATAGATCGGGAACCGCTCGCACAGCGCCCGAACCCGTGCCTTAACGTCCGCCTCGACGGCAGGGTCCCCGGCCTCGCCCTTGTTGCGCAGGCCGTCGAGCACGTCGGCGACCATGTGGCCGATCTCGGCGAATTCGGCCTTGCCGAAGCCGCGGGTGGTGCCGGCGGGCGACCCGACGCGGATGCCGCTGGTCTTGACCGGGGGGAGGGGATCGAACGGGATGCCGTTCTTGTTGCAAGTGATCGCCGCACGCTCCAGCGCTTCGTCGGCATCCTTGCCGGTGACGCCAAGCGGGGTGAGGTCGATCAGCGCGAGGTGGGTGTCGGTGCCGCCCGCGACGATGTTCGCACCGCGATCCTTGAGGGTGGCGGCCAGCACCTGCGCATTTTCGACGACGGCGCGGATATAGTCCTTGAACTCAGGCCGCAGCGCTTCGCCGAACGCGACCGCCTTGGCCGCGATCACGTGCATCAGCGGGCCACCCTGCAGCCCCGGGAACACCGCCGAGTTGATCTTCTTGGCGATGGCTTCGTCGTTGGTCAGCACCATGCCGCCGCGCGGGCCGCGCAGCGTCTTGTGCGTGGTGGTGGTGACAACATCGGCATGGCCGAACGGGGTCGGGTGCAGGCCCGCAGCGACGATGCCGGCGAAATGCGCCATGTCGACCATGAACTTGGCGCCGACTTCATCGGCGATCGCGCGGAACTTGGCGAAGTCGATATGGCGCGGATAGGCCGAACCGCCGGCGATGATGAGCGTCGGACGGTGTTCGCGGGCGAGCGCCGCGACCTGATCGTAATCGATCAGGTGCGTCTCGCGGTCGACGCCGTACTGGACCGCGTTGAACCACTTGCCCGACATCGCCGCCTTGGCACCATGCGTCAGGTGACCGCCGGCGTCGAGGCTCATGCCCATGATCGTGTCGCCGGGCTTGGTCAGCGCCAGCATCACCGCGCCGTTCGCCTGCGCACCCGAATGCGGTTGGACGTTGACGAAGCCGCAGCCGAACAGCTGCTTGGCGCGGTCGATCGCCAGCTGCTCGACCTCGTCCGAGGGGTGGCAGCCCTGATAGTAACGCTTGCCGGGATAGCCCTCGGCGTACTTGTTGGTGAAGACCGAGCCTTGCGCCTCAAGCACCGCCTTCGACACGATGTTTTCCGACGCGATCAGCTCGATCTGGTAGCGCTCGCGCTCCAGTTCGTGGGTGACGCCGGCGAACACGGCGGGGTCGGCATCGGCGAGGCTGGTTTCGAAGAAACCGTCGGGGCGGAACTGGTCGGTCATGGGGCGCGGCTCCCGCTGAGAAAGAGGTCGCGCGCGCTTTAGGGTCCAAACGTCATCAGAACAAGGTCGTGACGGAGCGGATTTTGCTGCCAGGCAAGGAGCAAGGAGCGGAGCGATGCTCCAGCATCGTGACCGACGCGCGACGCCGCTTGGCAGCAAAATCCGCCCGCCGCTCCGCGGTCGATCAAGGAAGGTCATCCACCGCGTCGCTTGCTTGCGCGTAGCGTCGGCTACGCGACTACGCTGCGCTTCTTGTAGATGACCTTCCTTGATCGATCACGATCCTTGTTCTGATGACGTTTGGACCCTTTGTCCGGGTGTCATCGAATTGCCACCCGGGGAATCGGGTTTCGGCGGTGTTCCGCGCTTCCCTATCCGTCGTCACCCCGGACTTGATCCGGGGTCCCGCTTTTTACTGCCGTCGAGAAGAAGCGGGACCCCGGGTCAAGCCCGGGGTGACGGTAAGAGGCGGTCGTCGACGCCCGATCAGGCCGGCGGATTGCCGAGCTTGTCGACGCGGCGCTGGTGGCGGTCGCCGCCGAACGGGGTGGCGAGGAAGGCGGTGAGGCAGGCCTTCGCCATCTCGGCGCCGATCAGCCGGGCGCCCATCGCGATGACGTTCGCATCGTTATGTTCGCGCGCCAGCGACGCCGACAGCGGTTCGGACACGAGCGCGCAGCGGCAGCCGGCCACGCGATTGACCGCGATCGAGATGCCGATACCCGATCCACACAAGGCGACGCCGAAATCGGCCTCGCCGCCGCTAACCGCTTGAGCGAGCTTGTAGCCATAGTCGGGATAATCGACGCTGGTCGTGTCGTGCGGCCCCAGATCGGCGACTTCGTGCCCCTGGTCGTGCAACCAAGTGGCGAGTTCTGCCTTGAGCGTCAGGGCGGCGTGGTCGGATGCGAGTGCGATGCGGGCCATGGCGCCGCTTCTAGCGGTCGGGATACGGCAGCGCTAGGCTGTGTCCAACGACAGGCAGGAAAGGATGAAGGGATGCGTGGAACGATCATCGTAGCGGCTTTGGCGTTGAGCGCGTGCGGCGCCGACGAGCGACGCAGCGAAGGGGCCGCGACCCAGGCCGAGATCGAGAACAGCGCCGCGACGCCGCTGCCCGCCCCGGTGCCGCCGCGCGCACCCAGCCCGACCCCGACCCCGACGCCGACCGCCACCGCCACCGCGACGCTGGGCGCCAACCATTATCTCGGCCGCTGGATCGGGGTGGAGGGTATGTACCTGAACGTCACCGAACCGGCGCAGGGCGAGGTCAAGCTGGAGATGCAGTACGACCTCGACAACAAGGGCACCTATACCGGCACGATCACGCCCGAAGGCATCCGGTTCCAGCGCGGCGGCGAAACGCTGCTGCTGCGGCCGAGCGACGGCGATGCCACCGGCCTTAAATGGCTGGCGGGCAAGAAGGACTGCCTGACCGTCAAGCCGAGCGAAGGCTATTGCCGTGACTGATCCCATGGCCGCATCGACCCCGATCCGGGCGCGGCCGCCGGTGGCGGCGCTGGCGCTGGGCTATGCCGGGTTGCTGCCGCCGGCCATCGGCATCGCCTGGCGGTTGCTCGACCCGGCCAAGGGCGGCGCGGCCAATGCGCTGGGGCTGTTCTACGCCGCGCTGATCCTGAGCTTCCTGGGCGGCATGTGGTGGGGCGCGGCGGCGGCGCGGCTGAGCGGGGCGGCGCTGACGCTGTGGCTGGCGATCGCGGTGGTGCCGTCGCTGGTCGCGCTGGCGGCGGGCGCGGTGCTGTTCACCTCGGTCCTGTCGGGCGCGGCGATCGTCGCCGCCGGGCTGCTCGGATCGCTGCTGGTCGATATGGCGCTGGTGCGCGCAGGCCATGTTCCGCCGTGGTGGATGCGGCTGCGCGTGCCGTTGTCGGTCGGTCTGGCGGCGCTGACGCTATGCGCGGGGCTGCTGGCTCAGTCATGAGTCGCGCGCATTAACGAACTTGCCGTATTTTGCGTGTAGTTCGCTGATTTAAGAGGCAAATAACCCCCGATATCGGTGTGTTCATGCGGATAGAATTCGATCAGGCACGCAATGCGCTGGCCTTTTTGCAATATCATCGACTTGAACCGAGCGCGGTCAATTATCAGACCGCGCTCGTTCATCTGTCCAGATCGTACCATCCGTTGTACGAAGAGGTCGTTGCCGCGGTCGATGACGCGCAACTGACCGATGCGAAGTTCGCCGAATTGGCGAAGGTCCATGCGTCCGGTATCGCCGATTGGGCGAGGAATGGCGGCGTGGCGGCGCCCGATCCGTCGGTCGCGGAGCGGTTGAGCACGACCGAGCAGGGCCTGGCCGCGCTGCGCGAACAGGTGGCGGCCCTGACGGCGCGGATCGAGGCGGGCGGCGTCGGCGTGGTCGATGCCGAGCATGACGAATTGACCAAGGCGCTGAACCAGACCGGCGCGCGGCGCGTGCTGGACCAGGTCGCGACGGGCGACCAGCGTTATGTCCTGCTGATGTTCGGGATCGACCGGCTGGTCGGGATCAACCGCGAATATGGCAATTCGGTCGGCGACAACATCCTGAACGCCTTTGCCAGCAAATTGGCCAATACCTTTCCCGAACATGAGGCGATCCGCTGGGCCGGTAACGAGTTCATCGTCGCCATTCCGGGGCAGACGATGACCGCGGTGCGCGCGCGGGCGGAGGAGGCGCTGCAATTGCTGGAGCGGCGCAAGTTCAAGCTGCGCGAGTCGGGCGAGGCGATCGGCACCGTCACCGCATCGGCGGCGATGGTGTCCGATCAGGGCAACGACATCGAATGGGTGATCGAGGAGGCCCGCGCGAAGCTGCAGGGGGCGATGCTGTCGGGGGGTAACCGGGTCGCGGTGTAGGGACGAATCCTCCCCGGTACGGGGAGGGGAACCGTCGCCGGAGGCGATGGTGGAGGGAGATGGCCCCGCAACGCAACCGCTACGTATGCCGACCGCCCCCGCCACCAGCTTCGCTGGCCCCCTCCCCGTGCCGGGGAGGATTGTTACGCGGCTTTCTTCAGTTCGAGGCGGCCCCAGATTTCGACCAGCGCGGCGGTGAGTTCACGCATCATCGCCTCGTCATGCGCCGGGCCGGGGGTGAAGCGCAACCGTTCGGTGCCGCGCGGGACGGTCGGGTAATTGATCGGCTGCACGTACACGCCATATTCGCGGAGCAATATGTCGCTGATCCGCTTGGCCTTGACCGGATCGCCGACCATCAGCGGCACGATATGGGTGGTGGTGTCCATCACCGGCAGCCCGGCTTCGGCGAACAGCACCTTCAGCATCGCGGCGGCGGCCTGTTGCCCGTCGCGCTCGGCGGGCGATGCCTTCAGGTGGCGGACGCTGGCCAAGGCGCCTGCGACCAGCACCGGCGACAGCGAGGTCGTGAAGATGAAGCCCGGCGCATAGGAGCGGATGACGTCGATGACGGTGCGGTCGGCGGCGATATAGCCGCCCATCACGCCGAACGCCTTGCCCAGCGTCCCTTCGATGATCGTCAGGCGCGATGCAGCTTCGTCGCGTTCGGAAATGCCGCCGCCGCGCGCCCCGTACATGCCGACGGCATGGACCTCGTCGAGATAGGTCAGCGCGTTGTATTTGTCGGCAAGGTCGCAGATCGCGTGGATCGGCGCGACGTCACCGTCCATCGAATAGACGCTTTCGAACGCGATCAGCTTGGGCACCGCCGGGTCTTCGGCGGCGAGCAGTTCCTCGAGATGCGCCAGGTCGTTGTGGCGGAACACCCGCTTTTCGCAGCCCGAATGGCGGATGCCGGCGATCATCGACGCGTGGTTCAGTTCGTCGGAAAAGACGATGCAGCCGGGCAGGATGCGCGCCAGCGTCGACAGCGTCGCTTCGTTCGAGACATAGCCCGACGTGAACAGCAGTGCCGCTTCCTTGTCGTGCAGGTCGGCCAGTTCGCCTTCGAGATCGATGTGATAGTGGGTGTTGCCGCCGATATTGCGGGTGCCGCCCGACCCTGCGCCGACATCGTGCAGCGCTTCCTCCATCGCGGCGATGACAGCGGGATGCTGGCCCATCGCCAGATAGTCGTTCGAGCACCATACGGTGATCGGCTTCGGCCCGTTATGCCCGGCGAAGCAGCGCGCATTGGGGAATTGCCCCTTGTTGCGCAGGATGTCGATGAAGACGCGGTAGCGCCCTTCCTCGTGCAGGCGGTCGATCGCCTGTGCGAAGACACGGTTGTAATCGACCGAGCGGGCCGGAACTGCGTCGATGCTCATGGGGCGGGGGTGTACCTGTTGGGGCGGCCCGTTTCCAGCGGATAAAAGCGGTTATGGTGATCGGCGGGGT
This window encodes:
- a CDS encoding GGDEF domain-containing protein; amino-acid sequence: MRIEFDQARNALAFLQYHRLEPSAVNYQTALVHLSRSYHPLYEEVVAAVDDAQLTDAKFAELAKVHASGIADWARNGGVAAPDPSVAERLSTTEQGLAALREQVAALTARIEAGGVGVVDAEHDELTKALNQTGARRVLDQVATGDQRYVLLMFGIDRLVGINREYGNSVGDNILNAFASKLANTFPEHEAIRWAGNEFIVAIPGQTMTAVRARAEEALQLLERRKFKLRESGEAIGTVTASAAMVSDQGNDIEWVIEEARAKLQGAMLSGGNRVAV
- the nrdR gene encoding transcriptional regulator NrdR, producing MRCPFCAHEDSQVKDSRPSDDGAAIRRRRQCSGCGARFTTFERIQLRDLTVVKSGDRRQAFDRDKLLRSVATACRKRPITPAQVERLVSGIQRQLETTGDSEVPSGRIGELVMEGLQGLDPVAYIRFASVYKDFREAKDFEEFAGTVGDAAKG
- the rpiB gene encoding ribose 5-phosphate isomerase B, which translates into the protein MARIALASDHAALTLKAELATWLHDQGHEVADLGPHDTTSVDYPDYGYKLAQAVSGGEADFGVALCGSGIGISIAVNRVAGCRCALVSEPLSASLAREHNDANVIAMGARLIGAEMAKACLTAFLATPFGGDRHQRRVDKLGNPPA
- a CDS encoding DUF3429 domain-containing protein, whose translation is MTDPMAASTPIRARPPVAALALGYAGLLPPAIGIAWRLLDPAKGGAANALGLFYAALILSFLGGMWWGAAAARLSGAALTLWLAIAVVPSLVALAAGAVLFTSVLSGAAIVAAGLLGSLLVDMALVRAGHVPPWWMRLRVPLSVGLAALTLCAGLLAQS
- a CDS encoding chorismate mutase, which translates into the protein MTILPGPQCTTMTEVRAGVDALDRELVALLARRFAYMDAAARIKPGREAVRDEGRKAEVIANARAAAVAMGVPEDVVAELWERLVEGSIAYELARFDAMRG
- a CDS encoding TrmH family RNA methyltransferase — translated: MSFATYMLHCADGKYYVGHTDDLERRIAQHQSGEIPGFTASRLPVELVWSESFPTREEAVAAETRLKGWSRAKKKALIGADWATVSALARKSFDTGLRQAQPLLRTNGEKAEDVGKPPVIVLVRPQLGQNIGKAARAMLNFGLVEMRLVAPRDGWPNPEAGPAASGADQVLRDATVYDTVAEAVADCAHVYATTVRKRGITKPVVTPEAAAQAIRAEPGRSAILFGPERSGLETDDVALARTILTVPINPEFGSLNLAQAVILVAYEWSKGEGLASPPTVDLGAPAPHQELEGMIGQLDDMLEAARFFYPPERAATSRRTLRTLLTKAGWTSQEVRTMRGVLSALDGAKRRR
- the hemA gene encoding 5-aminolevulinate synthase, which translates into the protein MSIDAVPARSVDYNRVFAQAIDRLHEEGRYRVFIDILRNKGQFPNARCFAGHNGPKPITVWCSNDYLAMGQHPAVIAAMEEALHDVGAGSGGTRNIGGNTHYHIDLEGELADLHDKEAALLFTSGYVSNEATLSTLARILPGCIVFSDELNHASMIAGIRHSGCEKRVFRHNDLAHLEELLAAEDPAVPKLIAFESVYSMDGDVAPIHAICDLADKYNALTYLDEVHAVGMYGARGGGISERDEAASRLTIIEGTLGKAFGVMGGYIAADRTVIDVIRSYAPGFIFTTSLSPVLVAGALASVRHLKASPAERDGQQAAAAMLKVLFAEAGLPVMDTTTHIVPLMVGDPVKAKRISDILLREYGVYVQPINYPTVPRGTERLRFTPGPAHDEAMMRELTAALVEIWGRLELKKAA
- the glyA gene encoding serine hydroxymethyltransferase is translated as MTDQFRPDGFFETSLADADPAVFAGVTHELERERYQIELIASENIVSKAVLEAQGSVFTNKYAEGYPGKRYYQGCHPSDEVEQLAIDRAKQLFGCGFVNVQPHSGAQANGAVMLALTKPGDTIMGMSLDAGGHLTHGAKAAMSGKWFNAVQYGVDRETHLIDYDQVAALAREHRPTLIIAGGSAYPRHIDFAKFRAIADEVGAKFMVDMAHFAGIVAAGLHPTPFGHADVVTTTTHKTLRGPRGGMVLTNDEAIAKKINSAVFPGLQGGPLMHVIAAKAVAFGEALRPEFKDYIRAVVENAQVLAATLKDRGANIVAGGTDTHLALIDLTPLGVTGKDADEALERAAITCNKNGIPFDPLPPVKTSGIRVGSPAGTTRGFGKAEFAEIGHMVADVLDGLRNKGEAGDPAVEADVKARVRALCERFPIYPGL